The DNA sequence TTTACTTCATTTATAGATCAGATCTGATATCGTGCTCCTGTGGGTTCTGGACTCAGAGTTCAACAGAGGAATCAGTGTCACCAGGGTCAGAGACGAGACCAGGAGAGGTTAAACAAGGTCCCCAGCTGGGACCTTTagggtgagattagggtgggctgaaTATGATGGGGCATATTTGGAAAGCCCCATGGAACCCACATAGCCCACATTCCTCCCACGtgagcccctctctctctctccctctctctcactctcactctctctctctctctctccctctctctcactctcactctctctctctctctctccctctctctcactctcactctctctctctctctctccctctctctcactctcactctctctctctctctctccctctctctcactctcactctctctctctctctctccctctctctcactctcactctctctctccctctctctcactctcactctccctctctctcactctctctctctctcagactattaAAATCTAGTCTTGTACAATTGAAATAAATACACAGATCAATAGAGAATAAGATGATAGACACCGGGGAAATTACTCCTAAGCATTCTGTCACCCGGATGAGCTGCAGATGAGGTTAATAATACAGCACTTCTCTACGcataacagtttataatattATCAGTTAATAATGCTTTAAGGGAATGAAACatggtacatttacatttacttttacatgaaggcattcagcagaCTCTTCTATTCAGACTTACCAAAGTGCTTTGCTTTTTACCCAGTATTTACTACATGGTACTAAATATACTTAGTAATTAGACATGTCTAATGGTCTGTGTCTCTCACCAGGGTGTTTAAATCCTGCTAGAGGAAACATATACAATATTTAAACTTATAATATATACAGAAACATAATAATGTGTAGGAAAACTTCCAGGTAAaaagtacaaataaatacagtactgttattattttttcagcaTCTCTGGTAgagtacagtatagtacagtacagtacagtacagtatagtatagtatagtacagtatagtatagtacagtacagtgcagtgcagtacagtacagtacagagatAGCCACGCCCCCTCTAAACAGAGGTGAATAAAGCCTCACATTTCCAGAAGCTCATTAATCAGATCTTACACATTAAATCTGTCTGATAACCTGAAGACTTGTTCCTAATgacttttatttgtgtgtgtgtgtgtgtgtgtgtgtgtgtgtgtgtgtgtgtgtgtgtgtgtgtgcgcgcgcccCCATCTGGATGTAAAAATAATGACAGTGAAAAGCAGAAGTTGGAGACACGTTACTCTCCTTTAGTTAGCTTTCCGCTAAACCTTCAGCCTTTTCACTGGCTTTACATCCCTGTAATCAGCTCCacctctcctccacctctcctccacctcgcctccacctctcctccacctctcctgCGGGGGTAAGTACAGCTGGAGCTGTGGTCAGTTCTGTGGGTCTTAGTGAAGCTCCTCTCTGCTTCAGGGTGAGGGTTGTTTCCTGGCCGAACTCTGAGATGATCTCCCTCAGAAAGGTCAACCAGGAGGCTCCATTCTCCACCCTGAACACGCCTGTCTTTAaagaagtgatttacatgaatTAGGAGTTTTGATGAAAGTGTGGACTATCTGAATGTGGTCAGTGTGAGTAGATGAGAGGGAACACGAGGTTCCCCACCTTTACGGCAGGACTCAGACTGTCCTGGTCTGTATTAACATCACCCCGACCATCAGATGAGCCCACAGAATAATGCAGTAGTGCAGTAATGGTAAAACAATCAGGAAAATAATAACTGAAGTTACAGCCTAACTCCAGAGCAGTGTAAACACCACGTTCGTTTCTAATAAAAAAGTGAGCCAGTCAGCTTGTTaggcctaaccctaaccctaaccctaacccagaccaggaatcgaacccccgtCTCCCACATGTtgtagtagctcactggctggtagtggtgttatctgttgcctCACACCATCTTCTGACCGGTGTGTTCATTTATACACTCGGTACTGCAGAGCAGCGAAGCGTGGAGCCAGTCAGCTTGTGGCCCTGCTGAGAAGTTGCTGAGGCCCGGGTTGGTAGTGGCCCTCAGCTCGTCTGGATTGCTGGGTTTCTCATCTTCCTCAGCCAACCTTTCCAGCAATGACCTTCTGTGGCTGACCCTCCTTGGGAAAGGGTAGGAGCAGTGCAGTGGACCACTTGGAGCCCCAGTGTGAAGATTGGGTGTCAGTGTCTGAATGTGACATTTCTGGGATTACTCCTGGATGGTGCTTCATAAAGAATGTCCATTTCCAGAAATCATCCCCCCCCCCGTGTGTCTGTAGTAGGAACTAAAGTGTTTTCAGGAATGTGTACATTTTCAGTCCGTACCATTTATCCAGATAAGAGCTAGAATCTGTTTGTACGTCCAACAGATCCAATCCCACAGCAGAATTCtgctatttttcttttttagagaACAGATCTGGGGAGGATGGAGGAAAACTATGGCAGTAGCATTATTGGTAAGTAATTGCTGTGATAAATACTGTTTTATAGAACCATTATTATCAATGCATTAATATCAGACACGTTTATTATCCATACTGaaagtggacagacacagtttatGTTCAGTGTTCACTAAATCAGATTtaccatattattattattattattattatatacatctgCTAAAAAGACATATCTTCATTTCTTAATATACATAAATGTGTCTTCAGCCATGTCCTAAGACATCCTAAGAGATGGAGGTGGCTGGGTATATATGGAGCTGATATGTTCTGTGTGGTATCATGATCATCTTGTTCAGCTGTGTGCTGAAAGTCCGTTTACGTTTACGTGTGATTTGTTTCAGACTGGTTCCGGCAGCGCTTTAGAAAATCGAAAAATGAGCCCATTTCACATTACAGAAGTAAACACACCCAGAACACTGAGCCTTCCTCCAGTGTAAACCCTGCTGACCCCTCCATGGACGCTGGGCCTTCCTCTTGTGTGAATTCTTCCAGtgacactgtcacacacacagactgcaaCTGTGCTGCCCAGAGCGAGCCTCTCCCCCTGTCCCATTGCACCTGTGCCTCTCAGGGTTCTTCGCCACGCTCTACGCCGTCATTCCGCTGGACCTGCAGATACGACGTGTTCGTGTGCCACAGTGATGAGAACATTGCCCAGGCACACGCTCTGGCCTCTTTCTTGGAGGCTCCTTCAAGAGAACTCCGCTGTTACTTGCAAACGCGAGACTGTCCACTGGGTGGGGCTGTTTCCTCTGAACTATGTAAAGCAGTACAGTCCAGCCACTGCTGGGTGCTGCTCATCAGCCCCAGCTTCCTGCAGGATGACTGGTGCCTGTACCAAATGCATCAGACCTTGTGTGAAGGGCCCATGTCTCAGAGGATCATACCTGCTGTTCTGGACATGCACATCTCAGAGATTCCACATGAACTGCGCTTCTTCTACATCGTGGATTTGAACAGGAACCATGAAGCTGGCTACACTCAGGTGTACAGAACAGTTCTTCAGTGTGAGAAGGCTTTTCTTTATTAGAGTGctgaatatttttattcatatttagtgTTCAAACACAGAATCTCAGTCTcaaaacacgcacacacacacacacacacacacacacacacacacatatatatatatattctcatgTGTTAAAGTTAAAGATTTATTATTTCACATCACAGGCTTTACCCTTTCTAAtgatgcattcagctgcataagctgcacccactgctgacacagatgtgcaaatgcacacacagcttgtctagttcctgtagagaagtattgaccctattgactccatgctgcctaatgccaggtgtggactagaggggtatgaagccccccagcattgagctgtggagcagtggaagagctgtgttctctggaatgatggtggaggagctccatccaatacttttgagatgagatgagttaaggagttggggtggtgatcatcattcaacatcctgacctcactaacactattgttgttgaatgcaatcaaatcctcacagcaatgctcctccagaatctagtagaaagtcttcttctctggacagtagagacagttactccaacagaagcaggagaaaaagctttttaaaaagcttaaaaacaaaagcttttaatccccttgatttcagaagaaacactgaataaca is a window from the Salminus brasiliensis chromosome 13, fSalBra1.hap2, whole genome shotgun sequence genome containing:
- the tirap gene encoding toll/interleukin-1 receptor domain-containing adapter protein isoform X1, producing MEENYGSSIIDWFRQRFRKSKNEPISHYRSKHTQNTEPSSSVNPADPSMDAGPSSCVNSSSDTVTHTDCNCAAQSEPLPLSHCTCASQGSSPRSTPSFRWTCRYDVFVCHSDENIAQAHALASFLEAPSRELRCYLQTRDCPLGGAVSSELCKAVQSSHCWVLLISPSFLQDDWCLYQMHQTLCEGPMSQRIIPAVLDMHISEIPHELRFFYIVDLNRNHEAGYTQVYRTVLQYLKDHPVSLSQS
- the tirap gene encoding toll/interleukin-1 receptor domain-containing adapter protein isoform X2, coding for MEENYGSSIIDWFRQRFRKSKNEPISHYRSKHTQNTEPSSSVNPADPSMDAGPSSCVNSSSDTVTHTDCNCAAQSEPLPLSHCTCASQGSSPRSTPSFRWTCRYDVFVCHSDENIAQAHALASFLEAPSRELRCYLQTRDCPLGGAVSSELCKAVQSSHCWVLLISPSFLQDDWCLYQMHQTLCEGPMSQRIIPAVLDMHISEIPHELRFFYIVDLNRNHEAGYTQT